A single region of the Thermodesulfobacteriota bacterium genome encodes:
- a CDS encoding 3-oxoacyl-ACP reductase family protein — MIDLSGKVAIVTGGTRGIGAEIVRTLARHGADVALNYRKSATEAEAMVKELEGMGRRAIAVQADVASFADAQRMVDEVVAKLGGLHILVTNAGMNWDGVVWKMTEEQFDRVIEVDLKGTFNYLRAAAPVFKGQNWGRFLSITSINGLRGKFGQTNYSAAKAGAIGLTKAAAKDLGKFGVTCNSVAPGFILTEMGESMPAEFRQTAIDESAVKRAGAPEDVAWLVAFLASECGRHITGEVIKVDGGQYI; from the coding sequence ATGATCGACTTGAGTGGGAAGGTGGCCATCGTAACCGGGGGAACGCGGGGCATCGGCGCCGAGATCGTGCGCACCCTGGCCCGGCACGGCGCCGACGTGGCGCTCAACTACCGAAAGAGCGCCACCGAGGCCGAGGCCATGGTGAAGGAGCTCGAGGGCATGGGGCGCCGGGCCATTGCGGTGCAGGCCGACGTGGCCAGCTTCGCCGACGCCCAGCGCATGGTCGACGAGGTGGTGGCGAAGCTCGGCGGGCTCCACATCCTGGTCACCAACGCCGGGATGAACTGGGACGGGGTGGTCTGGAAGATGACCGAGGAGCAGTTCGACCGGGTCATCGAGGTGGACCTCAAGGGCACCTTCAACTACCTGCGGGCCGCGGCCCCGGTATTCAAGGGCCAGAACTGGGGGCGCTTCCTCTCCATCACGTCCATCAACGGCCTGCGGGGAAAGTTCGGCCAGACCAACTACTCGGCCGCCAAGGCCGGGGCCATCGGCCTGACCAAGGCCGCGGCCAAGGACCTGGGCAAGTTCGGGGTCACCTGCAACTCGGTCGCCCCGGGGTTCATCCTCACCGAGATGGGCGAGAGCATGCCCGCGGAGTTTCGCCAGACGGCCATCGACGAGTCGGCCGTCAAGAGGGCGGGCGCCCCCGAGGACGTGGCGTGGCTCGTGGCCTTC